The DNA window CAATGTCGCGGTGCAGACCAATCTCATCGAGGGCGCCTTCCGCAGCGAAGTGGGCAAATTGCTGTTCCTCGGTTCATCCTGCATCTACCCAAAACTGGCGCCGCAGCCGATCCCCGAGGACGCCTTGCTGACCGGCCCGCTCGAACCAACCAATGAATGGTATGCGATCGCCAAGATCGCCGGGTTGAAACTCTGCCAAGCCTACCGGCGTCAATACGGTGTCAACTACATCTCGGCGATGCCAACCAATCTCTATGGTCCAGGGGACAATTTCCACCTTGAATCCAGTCACGTCATACCTGCGTTGATGCGCAAGGCACATGAAGCGAAGCAGGCCGGTCACAAGACCCTGCAGGTATGGGGATCGGGCACGCCGATGCGTGAGTTCCTGCATGTCGACGATGCCGCCGATGCCCTGGTCTCCCTCCTGAAAACCTACAGCGGGGAAAGCCATGTCAATGTCGGCTCGGGTCAGGACATCACCATCGCCGAATTGGCCAGGACGGTCGCCTCGATCGTCGGCGGCGACGTGGAGATTACGTTCGATGCGACCAAGCCGGATGGTACACCGCGCAAGTTGCTGGACGTTTCGCGGCTGTTTGCCATGGGATGGCGCCCCCGGTACTCGCTGCACAGCGGGCTGGAGCAGACATATGCATGGTTCCTCCGGCATATCGAAGCCGGCCAGGTCCGGCTGACAGCACCCGAAAGTTGATGCCGCTTGAGCGATTTCTCGATGAAGACATTGGCGGCGACGAGGACGGATGGCCTTGGAGGGCGCCTGCTTGCCATGGTCAATGCAAAATGTCTCGCCGACAAAATGGGGTGCCGTTTCGGCTTCACCTGGAACCGCCGGTCCATCGACGACATGCAATTCCATATTGTCGATTCCGTCGACAAGGTTTTTGCCGCCGATTTCATCGAAAGACACTGGCTTGGCGAGAAGATCGACACGGCCCGGTTCGGCGTCCTCGATGGAACCCGGTTCACCCGGTCCAGCCTGGCGGCCGACGCCCGTCAAAACGGCCTCCAGGGGTGGATCTGCGATGATTTCCGCATCCTGAGATCGTTCCGGCAGGACTGGTTCAGGGCTATGCTGCCCGCCAACAGGTCGGCCCGCTCGAGGCATCGGACGTTTGGCACGTTTGGCTTTTCCGAATCCGTGAGAGCAACGATCGCCGCCGCCGGCAAGCCTCGGTTTTCCCGGCCGATGGCCGCGCTGCATCTGCGCAGCGGCGACATCATCCACGGGAATTATCGCTCGGAGCTGGAGTTTTGCGACAAGGTCATTCCCGCGCCGCTAGCCAAGGCGATCGTATCGAACCTGGCGTCAAAAGGCCTGGCGACGCTGGTAATCGGCCAGGACCGGACAACGCTCGACTATCTGAAATCGGCGACCGGGGCCTTTCTCGCCGACGATTTCGGCGCGAGCCAGTTTGAAGACGAGACACTCAAGGCGTTTTTCGAAATGGCATTGATGGCTAGGTGTCGACAGATCCATGCGGGAAGCAGCGTGTTCGCGACAATCTCGTCGGTGATGGGCGGCATCCGGGTCATCAGGCCAAAAGCCTTGTTCGGCAATCGCGGGACAGCCGAGGTCATCCTGGACGAATTGAAGGCTCGGCAATCCGATTACCATCCGCTGGAGGCCGCCTTTGGTTATCAGTCGGCCTTCGTGCTGACGGAACACAGGACCAGCCCGGCGCAGGCGAGGGAGATTCTCGAAAAGGCGGCCGCGCTCGATCCACAAAACCCCGCCTATGCGTTGAAGATGGCGGCCGGCTATTTTCGAGAACGGAATTATCAAGGCGGCGAGGCGGTTCTGAAAGCGTTCATGCTCAAGGAAGTCGACGCCCGCGCCGAAAATCCGATGCGGATTCTGCGGGTTCTGACCCGCCCCTCGGCGCGTGGCCACATCATGGCAGGAGACTTTGAACTCTACTTTGCCGCCGCCAAGGCAGGATACCCCTACGCCGCGGCATGCTCGGCCCAGATCCTTCACACGGCCCTGGGCAGAACCGAGGCCGCCTTGACGATGGCCACGCTGTCCCTCAAGGCGGAACCCGCCAATCGGCTTTTTCGGGAAATCGAATTGGCGATCCGGGCAAGCGCGACGGCAAGTGACAGCTCGTCCTCGCGGCAGCTGGCCGGCGGTTGACGCGGTCGAACCTCGCGGTGGATTGGAACAGACATATGCATGGTTTCTCCTCCACATTGAAAAGGGCGATGTCCGACTCGGTGCCGCGTGACGGAGGATCGATGCTGATTGTCGTCAACAGGGAAGATGGGCTGGGCGGCCGACTGCTGGCGATGGCCAATGCGAAGGCCCTCGCCGACAGGCTCGGCTACCGTTTCGGCTTCACCTGGAGCAGCCGGGATATCATCGACCAGCAATCGCATACCGTCGACGTGGTCGGGAAGATCTTCTCCGCGGACTTCATCGACAAGCACTGGCTGGGCGAGACGATCAAGGTTGCCGACTTCGGTGTCCTTGGCGGCGCGGCCTTCGCACCGTCGGACCTTGAAGCAGCTGCAAGAGAGGGGAGGCAGCGCGGCTGGATCTGCGACGACTTCGATGTTCTGGATTTCTTCCGTGGCCAGGGTGTTCAACCGGATCGGTCCGAAGCGCTGCGGGCCTTCGGGTTCGCGCCGGGCGTGCGGCGGGCCCTGGATGCCGCCGGCAAATGCCGCTTTCCCGGCCCGATGGCCGCCTTGCATCTTCGCAGTGGCGACATCGTCCATGGCCACCATCGCAGAAGGCTGGTTTTCGCCGACAAGGTCATCCCTTCGACCCTGGCCAAGGCTGTTGTGTCGGAGCTCTCGTCGAAGGGCCTGACGACGCTCCTTGTCGGCCAGGATCGCGCGACGCTCGACTATGTCAGCGCGCAAACCGGGGCACTGCGGACCGACGATTTCGGCGCCGCCGACTTCAAGGGAGAGGAGGCGCTCAGCGCATTCTTCGAGATGGCGCTGATGGCAAGGTGCCAGCGGATCCATGCCGGCAACAGCATCTACGCGGTGGTTGCGTCCGTCATGGGCGAGGTCCCGTGCCTGGACATAAGCACGCTGTTCAGCAAACCGCGCGCGGCGGAAATCATCATGCAGGAATTGCAGGCGCATCAAGCCGACTATCATCCCCTTGAAGCCGCCTTTGGCTACCAATGGTCGTTCCTGTCGCTGGAAGACAAGATCGACCCGGCGCGGGCGAGGGAGTTGCTGGAAAAAGCCCAGGTGCTGGATCCGGAAAACGACGCCTATGACCTGAAGCTGGCGGCGGCGCATTTTCGCGAAGGCAACTATCCGGCCGGCGAGGCCATGCTGAAATCGCTGATGATCAGCCAATCCCGGCGGCGCTCCAAAATTCCGTTGCCGATGATGGACATCCTGACCGACCGGATTGGCGGCTTCCTGACGATGGCCAGGGATTTCGAGGTGTTTTTCGCGGCGGCAAGGGCCGGCTATCCCTACGCCATGGCGTGCTCGGCCTATGTCCTGCTCGAAGTGCTGGAGGACAGAAAGTCGGCGGTGGAGGTGGCGGCAAGGTTGGTGAAGATCGAGCCTGGGAATGCGATCTTCAGAAGAATCAGGCGGCGGGTCGAGCTTGGCAAGAAGCCGAAATCCGGTCGGCTGGCGAAGGCACGGTGGCGGCTCGGCCGCCTGAAGACGTTCTGGATCTGACGCCTCACGGTGTGACTGCCGCGCGCCGCATCGGAGACCCGATCTGCGACAGGCGATGGAGTGCACCACCCGCTGGCCCACTGGCGTGATCTGGTGTCCGCGATCAAGCCCGCCAAGCTCATTGCGATGTACCCGCCATCAGGGGCCCTCAGCCCTCGCTGACGCCACATCCGGCAGCAATCTTTTCGCGTCAGGCTCGAGGTAGTCCAGTGACAGATCTATCGAATTCCAGTGCATGGAGTCGGAGAACAACCCAAAGATGTCACCGCTGGTGAATTGCGGAGGGCGGGACGTCGCCGCGAAGAGCGACTCGTCGTATTCGGACGCGATGTCGGCGGGACTATAGCCCATCAGCTCCAGCACGGTGGGAACGATCTGGAAATGGCTCGCCTTGTCGCGATTGGCCGCGGCGCCGGCCGCGAAACGCGCCTTCAGCGCCGGATCGGCGGTATAGGCCATCAGTGGAACAAGACCCACACGCGGATCAGGATCATAGATGGTGCAGTGGGTTGCTTGGCCGATTTTTATCGCCTGTCCGTGGTCGGACGTATAGATCATCGCGGTCTTCGAAAGATCGGCGCTCTCGAACAGCTTTTTCATGAACTGGTCGACCGACCAGCGGACCGCATTGCGATACGACGCCAAGCGTGTCACGACCGTGTCCTTGCCGGCCGACGTGACTGTCGGTCCGTAGACGGCCTCCGATGCGGGATAGGACCAGTCATAGGGAAAATGCGCGCCGTTCTTATTGGCGTAAATGAAGACTGGCTGGCTGCCGGCCAACTCGCCGCGTAGGATGTCGATCAACCGGAAATCGGCGCGGTCCATCTGCACGTCGTCCATGAAATAGGTCTTGTCGATGTCGCGCTTTTCCCGCGCCGTCATGAAATTCGTGCTCCCCAGGAGGACGACTGCCTTGGCGGTCGACTGCGCATCGATATATACCGTCCGGTATCCGGCCTTCTTCGCGTACTGCCAGATCGTCGGGTTGGTATTGACGGAATTGGCGAGATCGCGGCGCGACGCCGTGAGGCGCAGTATGGCGTTCGAATAAATACTGCAGTCGCCGCCAGACACGGCGGGACCGAAATCGACGAATCTGTCGGCGAGGGCGGCGATGTTTGGTGTGTACGAATTGCGAGGCGAGAGGTCGACGAAATCGGCGCGAACGCTTTCGTCGATCATCATGATGATGTTGCGAGGCCTGACCTGTGCCGTGGCGTTCCATGTGACAGCGCGGCGCTCCGGGGCGCCTTGGGTCAGGATCCGCTCTGCGGCCATTGCGGACAGAGCCAGCGGAGCAAACTGCTTCGGCAGGCCGGAGGAACCGCCTCCGTCCTTGGCATAAACCACGGCCGCAATAATCAGGATCGGCAGCAATGGAAGCCACACCATGCGCCCTATCCATCTCGAGAGCCAGGCGCCTGTCACTCCCGGCGGAATTGAAAGCGACGTCACGCCAAGGGCCATGATCGCGAGGGCAGGCCAGATCAGCCGATCATAGAAACCGGCGGCCTCGCCGACGGAATTACGGCTGGCCCAAAGGGAAAGGATATCGAAGACCGACAGATCGGCGTGACTTGCCTGGAAATAGACCCAGGCTGCCCCGCTCGACAGTGCAAGCGGCACGGCCCATAACAGGCGTGTCACGAGCCGGGGCTGGAACGACGCAGACAACAACGCCACCATGGCCAGTCCCCAGATTGCGAGGAATGGAGCCAGGGTGGTGAAGCGCCCGTTGGCGAACAGATTTCCGACGCGATCCCAGAAGTCGAAATTGGTGATTGCCACGAAAATGGCGATCATGGTCAATTTGACACATATGGCTATAACGCCCCAGTGATTGCGATGATGGGCCGGAGCCTGATCAATGCGTTCACCCTCGCCAGGCATGACGACCCCCCGTATTTTGTAGAGTTTTGGCGACAAGGCCGCGGTGATCGTTGCGTTGAACGTGCACCGGTCTCGGAGACGATTCCGAACTGCGGAGAACCCACTCGACCGCCCCTGGACGACCGCCGTTCAGACAGCGTTCCGAGAAGCTGCCGCCGCGCATCGGGCCTTTGTTCGGTGACCGGCGGTCAGCGAAGCGTTTGCTGGTACAGCTTGGTTCGTGCGTCGACCGGCGACGGAGCCATTGGCCAAACGCTCGCATGCGCCGCGGTTCTTCGAACCCCAGCCGCGATATTCCTCGCCACGTTGAACCGATCTCCTGACGTAGCATCTGCGTTTCAAGAGCGCTGCCATTGCGCTTGATCAGTTGGCGAGGTTGGTCTCCCGTTGTGCTCCGTGCTCCACCAGTCAATCATCGTCTGCAGCCACCTGCCATGCATATGCGGTTGTCCGGCGGCCACGCTATGGCGGGTGGGCCTTGAGCAGCCTAACCAACCTGATGCCTCATGGGCCTTCAGTTCCATCAATATGTGCTGATCTGAAAACCGTAGCTTCATTCATATGAAGGAGGCCGGTGTGCGATTCCCCGACTGCTACACGCGTCGACCGCCGGTACGTCCGGGAAGGCGAATCAGCGCACATTCGCGCCGATGGAAGAGGTTCGACAACTCGCGCGTGACGAAGCCGCCGGCCAGGCCGTTGAACCCGTATCGATCTATCTGAATGTCGTGAGCCACATGGCGCGCGGCATGGCGATAAGGTCCACGGTCACCACCACGTTGATTTTCAGAAAAACGCGGCCGAGTTTGGCCCGGGGTTCCGTGCCAAGCGGCACAAAGCCTTCTAAGTATCTGAAAGGATGGTGGGCGTGACAGGGATTGAACCTGTGACCCCTGCAATGTCAATGCAGTGCTCTCCCGCTGAGCTACACGCCCATCCGAAGCCGCGCATACACCACTTTTGGTCCGGCGCGTCAATAGCAGGAAAAAGGAAAGAAGGCGTCGTCTCGCCGCAGCGGCGATGCCCTTGTGGAAAGCGGCTCAGGCCGCCTGCAGCATCTTCTCGACCTCATTGACGAGATCGCGCAGGTGGAAGGGCTTCGACAGCACCTTAGCGTCTTTCGGCGCCTTGGAATCCGGGTTCAGCGCAACGGCGGCGAAACCGGTGATGAACATGACCTTGAGGTCGGGATCGATCTCGGTGGCGCGTCGTGCCAACTCGATGCCGTCCATCTCCGGCATGACGATGTCGGTCAACAGCAGCGAGAACGGTTCTTCGCGCAGCCGCTCATAGGCGCTGGCGCCGTTGTCGAAATCGCTGACCTGGTAGCCGGCGCGTTCCAGCGCCTTGACGAGGAACCGACGCATATCGTCGTCGTCTTCCGCCAGAAGAATGCGTGCCATGATATCCCGTCCGAATCACCCGCCCGAGACTGCCGCCCGGGCAGCCCGTTAACCATCCTGTATATGAGGAGGTGACGGTAAACATCAAGTGAACGTGGCGAAGCATTATCAGCATTCGGCAAGGCGATGCGGATGGCGAAAAGCTGGACATGCGGCCAGCAAGGTGGCACTTTCATGCGATGATGCATTGGTGTTTTCGGGTTCGTGCAAATTGAAGACGGCAGCCGAGGATTTTTCGGTCGTTCAACCCTTCGAAATCCGATCGGGCGCAGAGCAGCGCGTTCCCTTCCTGTTCAACTCACCGCATAGCGGCCGCTACTATCCCGAGCGTTTCCTTGCCATGGCGAGGCTCGACCGCAACGCCATCCGGCGCTCGGAGGATTGCTACGTCGATGAGCTGTTCGGCGGCGCCGTGGCGCTGGGCGCACCGATGCTGGCGGCGAATTTCCCGCGCGCCTATCTCGACGTCAATCGCGAGCCATGGGAACTCGACCCGCGCATGTTCGCCGAACCGGTGCCATCCTTCTGCAACATCCGCTCGGCGCGGGTAGCGGGCGGGCTTGGCACGGTGCCGAGGCTGGTCGGCGAGGGGCTCGACATCTATTCCGGCCGCTTGCCGCTGGCAGAAGCCATTGCCCGCATCGAGGCCGTCTACAAACCCTATCACGAAACGCTGAAGCGGCTTTTGACCAGGACCCATGCCCGCTTCGGCTTTGCCGTGCTGATCGACTGCCACTCGATGCCGGCGAGCATCCGCGTCGGCGACAGCGGACTGCGGCCCGATTTCATCATCGGCGACCGTTTCGGCATTTCGGCCACCGCTGCCCTGACCGAGACCGCGATCGGCCTGCTGACCGCGATGGGCTATACCGTCGCCCACAACAAGCCTTATGCGGGCGGCTTCATCACCGAGCACTATGGTCGCCCGGCGCGCCATCTGCATGCGCTGCAGATCGAGGTCAATCGCGGGCTCTACATGAATGAGCGGACGTTTGAGAAGGCCGCCGGTTTCGACGCGCTGGCCGATGACCTGACGCGATTTTCAGCGGATCTGATGGCAATGCCGGACCATCATTTCATCGACCTGCCGCTGGCCGCTGAGTGAAATCGGGTCATGCGTGTCGTTGTCCCGAAGCAGACACTCACCGCCAGGCACCCTTGGGCGACGTACCATTGAAACCGCAGCGTAAAAAAAGACCGCATCGTTTGCACGATACGGTCGAAGTCTAGGGAGGAAACGCCCAAGGAGGGCATGGACAGGAAAACCTGTCCGAGGCCGAGGGTATTGTGCGGTGCACAAATGTCAAGCGACCTTCAGGCTTTTTTAATTCAGAGTGATGTGGAAACTGGGTTTCGATGGCGCTGATGTGACATTCTGGCAACGTCTGTCGCGGCGAATAAATCGATAAACAGGCTTGTTTTGGCGAGAAAGTGTCGGCAGAGCCCGGTTGGGCACTCTGCAATGCGGGAGAATCAGTTGGACGTCAGCATCGATTTCATGCGCCGCATCGCGCAGGCGGCAGCGGCGGAAACCCTGCCGCGCTTTCGCGCCCAGGGTGCCGTGGCCAACAAGGAAAAAGGCAGTTTCGACCCGGTCACGGAAGCCGATCGCGAGACCGAACGCGCCATCAGGGCGCTGATATCGGCGCAGTATCCCGACCATGGCATTCTCGGCGAGGAGCACGGGAGCGAGAACATCTCCAGCCGGCATGTCTGGGTGATCGACCCGATCGACGGCACGCGGGCCTTCATCTCCGGCCTGCCGGTGTGGGGGACGCTGGTCGGGCTGACGGTCGACGGCGACGCGGTTGCCGGCATGATGGCGCAGCCCTTCACCGGCGAACTGTTCTACGCCAACGCCTCCGGCTCGCACTATGAAGGGCCGGGCGGACCGCGCCACCTTTCCACCCGCAAGACGACAAAACTCGACGAGGCAACGCTGTTCACCACCACGCCGGCGCTGTTCAAGGGCGAGGCGCGCACGCGCTACGACGCGTTCGAGAAGCAGGTCCAGCTCGCCCGCTACGGCGCCGATTGCTATGCCTTCGCCATGATCGCCTCGGGAAGCGTCGACATCGTCGCCGACCCCGGCCTGAAGCCCTACGACATCGTGGCGCTGATCCCGATCATCGAGAAGGCGGGTGGTGTCGTCACCACTTTCGACGGCGGACCGGCGGAAAAGGGTGGCGATGTGCTGGCTGCGGCGACACCGGAGCTTCACGCGGCCGCCATGGCTGCCCTGCGCGGCTGATCGGCTTCAGCGCGATCGGATCGAGCGCTGGAATTCCGCCGGCGTACGGCCATAGACCTGCTTGAACGAGGCGCTGAAATGGCTGTGGCTGGAAAAGCCGAGGTCCATGCCCAGCGTGGTCAGATTGTCGTAGCGTCCGAGCAGGTCGAGCCCGCGCGCCAGGCGCAGGCGCAGATGATAGCGATAGAGCGGCATGGCCTCGACCTGCTGGAACACCTGGGTCAGATAGACCGGCGACACGCCAACCTCGGCGGCAATCCCGGCCAGCGTCCAGCGGCGTGTCAGGTCCGAAGACAGCACAAGCTTGGCCCGGTCGACCAGCTTCTGCCGTCCGAGGCTGGCACCCGCGACATGCGAGGTGCGCTCGCCGAGCGAGCGCCGCACCAGGGTCAGGGCAAGCGTCTCGGCTTCCAGCGTTTCGGCGATATTGCGGTTCAGGCTGTGGCGCAGCATTGCCACCAGCGCCTGAGCGCGCGGGTCGATGCGCCGGCGCTGGCGCCGAAACGCCACGCGGTCGCCAGCGCGCAACTGCTCCTTCGGCGCCAGTTCGCGCAACTGGCCTTCCTCCATGACGAGGTCGAGGCAGGCATCGCCGCCCTCGACGGGGTGGCTGACCTGATAGGGCTCGGCCTCATTGAAGAACAGCAGCTGGTTGGCTTCCGCGACAGCGTCGTTGCGGCCGACATGGCGCACGAAGACGCCGCGATAGGGAAACACCAAATGCGTGGCCGCCGTGCATTCCTCATCGCTCCTGTGACGGCATTGGCCGCCGCAGACGACGTCCCGCACCTTGACTATGCCGGTATCTAGAAGCGGCTGAACCGCGAATTGCGACATGGCCGTTGCGCTTTCCTCTCGCCGAAAAATCACTCCGGCATCGCGGTGGCATTTTACGCGAACGGCCTGTCTATTCCTGTCAGGAGACTTCTGGAAAACGCGCCTCAGTCCCGCAATCGGCGCTTGAATTCCGAATAGACCTGGCCGCGTGACAGGCCGATGTCCTTGAGCTGTTCGTCGCTCATTTCGAGCAAGGCAAGGCGGCTTCGGCGTTTCTCCACCTGACGGCCAAGCCATCTGGCCCCCGCGACGCATTGGGCGAGCACGGTCGGCCGGAGGGTTTCGGTGCGGATTGCCGGCGCCGGGCCTCGGCCAGCCAGGCGTTGCGCCGCTGCATGATCGGGGCGCATGGCTCAATCCTCGCTCACGCCAGACGCCGAGGCGCCGGCTTCGTTCAGCGCCTTCGCGCATTCCTCGCAGCAGACCTCGACGGTCTTGCCGCCGACCTTGACGCGGATCGGGTTGGCGTCCAGCTGGCAATCGCAGGCGGCGCAGGTTTTCTCGGTCATGATCTCATCTCCATGGCGTTCAATTCAACGCATGCAAATGAGCATTCCCAGGTGGGCCGGGCTGTCAGAATCTTTAGCACTTTGCGTGCTGCTCGGCTGGCCGAAGCCCCGTTCCTGACAACGGTGTGTCAGCTATGCCCGCCCGTGGAGCACAGCGCCATGGGTCAGGCCGTCGGGTCGTCGGAGCCGGGAATGAAGGCGTCGAAGGCGGCCAGGAATTGCTCGCGGTAGAGGTCGACTTCCTGCAGGATTTCATGCTTGGAACCGTCGATCATCAGCAAGGAACCGAGCCGCAGACTTCTGGCATAGGTTTCGACCGCCTTGGTCGAGACGACCTGGTCGGCACCGGCGGCGATGATCAGCAACGGCACCTGGATCCGGGCCATGAAGTCGGGGTCGCTGATCGCTTCCGATGCCTTCGCCGCTGCCTGCAGCCAGCGGATCGTCGGGCCGCCAAGCGCCAATTGCGGATGCTCCTCATAGATGCGCGTGTTGCGGCGATAGCGCAGCGGATCCGTCGTGACCTTGTTGGCCTCGAAAGGCAGTGTTTGTCTCGGCCGTGGACCCCACGCGGCGTAGAGCCGGCCGAGCCCCAATGCACAGAAAAACGAACAGACACGGCGGACCGTCCTGATCGAGACCGGCAGGTCGGGCAAGGTCAGGAAGGGCGCGATCAGCACCATGCGGCGCACACGGTTCACCATGGATGGCGCGGCAAGCAGCGTGATCACGGCACCCGCCGAATGGGCCAGGATATAGTACGGCCCGCGGCAGTCGGGCAGCACGATCTCCTCGAAGAACTGCTCGAGATCCGCGGTATAATCGCGGAAGGACCTGACATAGCCGCGCTGGCGGTCGCGGATCAGCCGGTCGGAATCACCCTGGCCGCGCCAGTCAAGCGTGGCGACGCCGAAGCCTCGGGCGGCAAGGTCGCGGATGGTCTCGAAATATTTCTCGATGCACTCGTTGCGGCCGGACAGCAGCACCACCGTGCCGCGCATCGGCCGCGCCACCGCCGCGAACAGGCCATAGCGGATCCTCTTGCGATCGCGCGTGACGAAGAAGCCGCCGGTGGCGTTTTCCGGTCGCGGATTGCCCTCGGTTTCGTGGAAAAGCGGCGTCTCGTGGAGAAGGTCCGTCATTCGGCGCTTTGTGCTCGGCGTCTCACCAGCCCGTCGCGGCTGGCCTCGTCAAGGTGATAGACGCCAATGCGTCAAAAGCAAAGGAATTCCGGGCGAGGGAAGATCGGCAACGGGAAAGCCGGAAGCCGCTTGAGAGCGCACTTCCGGCCCCTGTCGATCCGGGAGGAAGGGACGTTAACACCCGGTTCGGCCTCGTTGCGGCACCTTTGCAAAATCCAGCACCGCCAATCCTTGATCTTGAGGTCACTCTAGCGGCACCCGTCTGAACGCGCGCCGAAGGTCCGGTTCATCTGCCGTTCATCAGGGGGGCAGGCGGCGTGGTTTTTTGCCATCCGGCGAAACTTGAAATGCATTCGGGCGCTCCCCAAATGTGGAATGCGGTCGCCAATGTCGGGGCCGCTGGTCCTCCCGAAACGCCGCTCAAGGGTTTCGCACCGACCATACGCAAACCATGTTGCTCAACAGGAGAACACCTCATGCGTCACGTTGATTTTTCCCCGCTTTACCGTTCGACCGTCGGCTTCGACCGTCTCTTCACCATGCTGGATTCGCTTGCGCAGCCGGATGGCGCGCAGACCTATCCGCCCTACAACATCGAGCGTACCGGTGAGGATTCCTATCGGATCTCGATGGCGGTCGCCGGCTTCTCGGACGAAGAGATCTCGATCGAAGCCCACCGCAACGTGCTGACCGTCAAGGGTGAGCGCAAGGATGAGGGCACCGGCGAAGGCTCCGAGCTGCTCTATCGCGGCATTGCCTCCAGGGCCTTCGAGCGCCGCTTCCAGCTTGCCGACCACGTTGAAGTCGTCGGCGCCGCGCTGAAGAACGGCCTGCTCTTCGTCGATCTCAAGCGCAACATTCCCGAGGAACTGAAGCCGCGCAAGATCGCGATCACCTCGGCTCCGGCCAAGGCCAAGCAGATCGAGGCCAAGACCGCTGCCTAACGTTTAAGTCTCCTCCCGAGACGGAAGCGGCGCCGAAAGGCGCCGCTTTTTGTTATCCGCAAGGTCGCCTATCCGGCGATCAGCTGGCCAAAGCGGTCGACCTCCTCGGCTGACGTCGCAAAGCTGGTGACGAAGCGATAGAGCAACTCGTCCTCGCCGATATGGCCGTCAAATCCATGCGGCTTGTGCCAGTCGTAAAAGGCGGCACCGGCGGCCTGCAGCCTGTCGGCCTCGGCTTTCTTGATCACCGCGAACACCTCGTTGGCCTGCGGCAGCCAGGCCAGCTTCGCATGGGCCGAATCCTCGATCGCCGCCCCGAGGCGTGCGGCCATGGCGTTGGCGTGGCGTGCCGTATCGAGCCACTGGTCGTCCCTAAAATAGGCTTCGAACTGCGCCGCGACGAAGCGCGACTTGGAAAACAGCTGGGCGGCGCGCTTGCGCAGGAAGGCCAACTCCCTGGCGCGGTCGAGGTCGAACAGCACGATCGCCTCGGCGCACCAGCAGCCATTCTTGGTGCCGCCGAAGGACAGGATGTCGACACCGCGTTTCCAGGTCATTTCGGCCGGCGTCGTGTCGAGCGCGACCAGCGCATTGGCAAAGCGGGCGCCATCCATGTGCAAGGGCACGGAATGCTGTTTGGCGATGGCCGAAATCGTCTCGATCTCGTTCAGGCCATAGATGGTGCCAACCTCGGTCGACTGGGTGATCGAAACCGCCATTGGCCGTCCCCAATGGACGATTTCGGGCGCGAAGCGGCCAATGGTT is part of the Mesorhizobium loti genome and encodes:
- a CDS encoding helix-turn-helix transcriptional regulator, producing MSQFAVQPLLDTGIVKVRDVVCGGQCRHRSDEECTAATHLVFPYRGVFVRHVGRNDAVAEANQLLFFNEAEPYQVSHPVEGGDACLDLVMEEGQLRELAPKEQLRAGDRVAFRRQRRRIDPRAQALVAMLRHSLNRNIAETLEAETLALTLVRRSLGERTSHVAGASLGRQKLVDRAKLVLSSDLTRRWTLAGIAAEVGVSPVYLTQVFQQVEAMPLYRYHLRLRLARGLDLLGRYDNLTTLGMDLGFSSHSHFSASFKQVYGRTPAEFQRSIRSR
- a CDS encoding alpha/beta fold hydrolase; amino-acid sequence: MTDLLHETPLFHETEGNPRPENATGGFFVTRDRKRIRYGLFAAVARPMRGTVVLLSGRNECIEKYFETIRDLAARGFGVATLDWRGQGDSDRLIRDRQRGYVRSFRDYTADLEQFFEEIVLPDCRGPYYILAHSAGAVITLLAAPSMVNRVRRMVLIAPFLTLPDLPVSIRTVRRVCSFFCALGLGRLYAAWGPRPRQTLPFEANKVTTDPLRYRRNTRIYEEHPQLALGGPTIRWLQAAAKASEAISDPDFMARIQVPLLIIAAGADQVVSTKAVETYARSLRLGSLLMIDGSKHEILQEVDLYREQFLAAFDAFIPGSDDPTA
- a CDS encoding Hsp20 family protein; translation: MRHVDFSPLYRSTVGFDRLFTMLDSLAQPDGAQTYPPYNIERTGEDSYRISMAVAGFSDEEISIEAHRNVLTVKGERKDEGTGEGSELLYRGIASRAFERRFQLADHVEVVGAALKNGLLFVDLKRNIPEELKPRKIAITSAPAKAKQIEAKTAA
- a CDS encoding threonine aldolase family protein, whose translation is MFFASDNWAGAHPNIVAGLSAASAGFATAYGDSALDQAVYQRFNEIFEREVAVFFVATGTAANSLSLTTFNKPGGISFAHRESHVIEDECGAPEYFSGGARLHAVDGALGKIDPHNLERTIGRFAPEIVHWGRPMAVSITQSTEVGTIYGLNEIETISAIAKQHSVPLHMDGARFANALVALDTTPAEMTWKRGVDILSFGGTKNGCWCAEAIVLFDLDRARELAFLRKRAAQLFSKSRFVAAQFEAYFRDDQWLDTARHANAMAARLGAAIEDSAHAKLAWLPQANEVFAVIKKAEADRLQAAGAAFYDWHKPHGFDGHIGEDELLYRFVTSFATSAEEVDRFGQLIAG
- a CDS encoding DUF1127 domain-containing protein, which translates into the protein MRPDHAAAQRLAGRGPAPAIRTETLRPTVLAQCVAGARWLGRQVEKRRSRLALLEMSDEQLKDIGLSRGQVYSEFKRRLRD